The Candidatus Eisenbacteria bacterium nucleotide sequence AATACGGAGGGTTTCCCAGTATCACAAGTATGGGCTGTTCTCTCTTAACCTTTCCTGCCAGATGGCTTTCCTCAGACAAGGAAGCCATTCCTGGGAATTTCGTCTCTGGGAGTTCTTCCATCTCAAGAGTATTCGTAAGGTACAACTTCACCCTATCGTCCTTCTGCAACTTATAGCCTAGTTCTTCCAAAAGGAAGGACATCTTTAGATGACCGATTGCATACGGAGCCATCATCAATTCAAAGGCGTAGAAGTTTTTCAGGATATGGCCCTTTATGAAATTCCCTCTGCCGCCCTCTCCGTATTTGGATACAAACTCATCGACTGCGAGTTTCGCTGCCTCTGCCAAGAAGGTAAGTGTTCCTGCTGCGGGATCTAAAACCGTTACAGTGTTACTTGCAAAGCCGTCAGGTCTTTTGAACTGTTCTTTGAGGATGCTGTGCAATGAACGGACAATGTAGGAAACAACAGGTTCAGGCGTGTAATATACTCCCCTCATCTCCTGTGTCTTTGGATCGTATTCGGACAGGAACGTTTCATAGAAATGAATGACAGGATCTTTCCCCTTGCCCTCATGGAAATACTGATGGAGTATCTTGTTTGTATCGGCAACAGACAGAACCTCAGAGATATCGTCAATAATCCATTCCATCTGTTGAGGGAGTGGACCCAATGAAATAAACTGAAAAACATCCCTCAGGATGCCTATTGTTTGAGGGATATTGTCATAGGCGAGTTTCCTGTTGAATCCGTTCTCCGAACGCGTCCGCGCAGCGAATAATCCATATGTAATGGTCTGGGCATAGAGATCCGAAAACTCGTCTCCTGTAAGACCGCTTATGAGGTAATCCTTGAATGCCTTGTAAAAACCCGTGATAAGCCCTTTGCCTGCCTTTTCTTCTTCTCTCAGCTCCTGTGCTATGACCTCATCTTTCAGGAAGCGTGTTCTTCTGGCTAGTTCTACTGCGAGATGTCTTGCGTCATAGACGTTTGGCAATGAAAAGGAAAAGAACTTCTCAAACAGCTGTAGTAGTTCGGACTCCTTTTCAACGGGCGGCGTCATTTTCAGCTTGTGAAGTATTACAGGCCTGGCAGCAAGGACTTTCTCTGTGACCACTCCATTGCGATAAAGTCTAAACTCAAGGAAGTTGGTGAGTATCAGGTTGGGGAATGTGCAGAGGTATCTCTTTAACTGCTCGGTATCCTCTATTCTGTCGAGATTGTCGATGGTCGGGTCTTTAGCCTCTATGTAGCCCGTTATATGCTGTTTTCCGTCCCACACCCTGAAATCAGGGTTTCCTGCTTCGGTCTTCTTAGGAAGGATTGTGATGTGAATGTCTTTTTTGCCGGTCGAACTACAATATTCGCGAAGCAAATCAGCAAGCGTGGGATAGTAGCTCTCTTCCGTTGCGTCTCCGCGGTTACTGACTTCAGCTATTTTCTTCAGATACGCGTTAAGCACCGGTGATCACCATAGGATCTTCTCAGTATCCCTGGGCATAAGACCTGCCTGCCTCCTTGATCATCTGCCAAAACAAAAATTCATTGTACAGGACTATTCTGTCTCTCCAGAGGTCATCGTAGAATTCAGTCTTCTTCTTAATACCCTCTGCGAACTTCTCAGTTGAAGTACTTATTGGCCTGATCTCCAACAGAGGACTTACATCTATCTCGGCCTTCTTCAAGAGCGCGGTTACATCGCTGTCTTTTCCAGAAACAGCCACCAGGATGTCAACGTCGCTGGCCTTAGTCCACTCGCCCCTGGCCACCGAGCCGAAAAGAACCACTAACTGGATCCTCTTGTTTGACAGACTCACTACGTCCTCGGTGTATTTCTGCAGCAGTCGGGCTATGTTCTTATTCTTGCGGAAGAATTCGCGTTTCGTCTCAAGCTCAAGGTATTCAAACAGCTTCAAGAGGGACTCACTCTCCAGGCTAGGTTTGAAAAATACCATGTTGGATACCTCCCGCCTCTTAAACATATCCTCTTTTACAAAGAGACGGAGTGAGTTATCCACATTGTTCAACGAAACTTTGGACAAGCGTGCGATTTCCCTGAGATGTATTTCTTTGAAGGGATCTTTTGAGAAGACTCCAAGTATCTTTTTCCTTCTAATCGGTATCAGCATATCTTATCTCTTGTCCTATTATGTGGGACAACTGTCCCATATTTTGGTACAACTGCCGGGGCTTTGTCAACACAGCTTCTTACCGAGAAGCCCGAATGCCGTCGGAGGACGCCGTTGCTTCGGTCGCATTACGGAAACTGGATTCCTTGCAGCACAGGTGACAGGCGTCAGCGGATGCTCTGCAGGTGAAGATCGTGAACTCTGTTAGCACCTTTCCTTTCACGACACCAGTACTTTATTCGTCAACGATCCAACATTGCCGTCAATACCGCATGATGGCCGCTATGTGGTTATGTATGCTCAGCAAACCCTTGCCCATGAAATGGACCTCGCCGCCCTTGGCGATCACGGTTTCAATCAGTTCGTCTACGGCATCGTCCATAACGCCCGGCAGAGTGGAATCTGAAACCGGTTTGAGCTGATTCCGCTCACGGTCCAGCTCAGCCGGATACATGTAGTCCTCTTCCACCAGCAGAGTCGATATCCTGCCTTCATGGGCTGCCCTCCAGCACCCATCGATGCCCGAACTATATTTGTCGAGGCTGACTGCCGATTCCAGCTCGCTTAGTTTTTGCGACCGCACCTTGGTCAAACAACGCTCTATTATTGGACCGGCAAGCCTGGACAATTCACGGAGCGGCGTGTGGTCGTGGTTGCCGGTCAGGGTGCCTGCGATGGGGATGGCATGGTTGGCCACTTCATTGTAGTACGCGATGTGTCTTTCGACTCCGGCAAGGACCAGAGGATACGGCTCAGGGCCGGCGAGCTTCTTGAACGTTTTGCTCACTTCACGGAAGAAGAGTTTGTGCCTCTCGTCCAGGTAGGATGATCTGTCTATCCCGTAATCAATTGGCAGCGGCTCGGTTCCACCGGGTCCCTGGAAAACTGCCGGGAATCCGCCCTCTGCAACTTCGGCCAGGTAATCCCGGACGCCGCGAAAGAGCCGCGTCGATTTATCACTGAGTGCGATCAACCAGTACTGCGGCGAGCGATTGAAGGCAGAAACCAGATCCCGGGTTGCAAAGGTGCGATCAATGACCACCCTCTCTTTTACTGGAAACGGGAGGTAGTAGAGCTTCGAGAAATGGCTGTTTGCAAGAACAGCCAGCCCGTCGAGAGCATGGGCATAGTCGATTGATGCGGTCACGTTGTCCAACCTGTCCACCAGTGGTTGATATTCGCGTTTGGTGAACTCTTGAGAAAGCTTATCCACGGCCTGCTTCAATAGGTTTTTCATTCTGATCGGATCCTGCCGGTTGTCCGGCACCGTCCGGTGTGTCGGCAGCAGGATAGTGACCGAAGGATACTCCACCATTCCCTGCAGTTCCTTCAGCTCCGTACGGTTCACGATCAATTCTCCTTCAACTTGATTTCATTCACGTTTCCCCACGTGTCGAGGGACTTATCGAATTTGGCTGGGTCCCCCACCACAACGATAGCCAGCTCGTCCGGATGGAGATATTTCCTCGCCGCGCGCTTCATGTCTTGGACGGTTGCGGTTTCGTATGCCTTCAGGTCCAGTTCGGTCTGGTCAAGAGGAAGACCAAAAAACTTCAGGTACAAAGCCCGGTCCACAATGGAAGCAGGACTCTCGTACGAAAAGACATAACGGTTAAGCAGAGACTGGCGCGCACGCCCCAGCTCTTCCTCGGATGGCCCTTCTTCCTGCATTTTCTTTATCAGAGCCAGGATCGTGTTCACTGAACGGCTCATTGCCTCGGCCTTAGTCTGGGTGTATGCCGCAAATACTCCGACTCCTCGCGGCGCCGCACCGTACCGCGACCCGGCACTGTAGGCAAGTCCCTGTTCCACTCGTATTTTCTCGGTGATCCAGGACTTGAAACTGCCGCCCCCAAGTACGTAGTTCATCAAGGTCACGATTGGGCGGTCCGGATTCTGTTCAGTTATTCCCGGGTGGCCAATCATGATGTAGGCCTGGTTGATGTCTTTCCTCACCTGATTGACAGAGGATGAGATTCCCTCCCGCATCTGAGGAAAAGCCGATATCTCAGCAGGTCCCCCGCTCCAAGATTTGAAAACATCATTGAGCTTCTTCGTGATCTCGTCCTTGCGCACATCGCCGCTTATGCCGATGAGCCCGCCTGTGGGCACGCCGTAGGTTTTCCAGAAACGCTCCACGTCCTGCCGGGTCAGGCCTTGAATAGATTCCAAAGTCGGCTGCCACGTGGCGGGATGATCTCCGAAGAGCACCTTTCGAAATTCCCGCTCTCCAAGCGAGCGGGGCTCGTCATTCTCCCGCCGCACATTTTCGGCCATGGTCTTCTTCTTCAATGCAATCTTGGATTCAGGGAAGGCCGGGTGAAGAATTAGGTCGCTGACAAGCTCCAAACAGCGAGACAAGTCTTTTGTGAGGCAATTGATGTTGATGGCGACCCAGTCACTGTTAGCCCGCGTTTCGATCGACGCAGAACGAAATTCCAGTTCGGCATTCAGGCTGTCTGCCGGGATTGTCAGGCTTCCTCCGCTTCGAAGCGCCCAACCAGCCAGCTCATTGAGCCCTGATTTCTCCTTTGATTCAAAGGCGCACGGGAGACGCATCTGTATGTTCACAACCGGGATCTCGTGATCTTCCATCAGAAATCCGGAGAGCCCGCATGCCAGAGAAATCTTGTCAAGCTGAGGCTGCTTGAATTGCAGGGGAGGAACCTTGATGTCGCCAGGACGTTTTGGGAGAACCTGCGCAGCCGCGCCGGCTGCTATCAGAAAACAGCCAAGCGCAATCAGCAATAAGATATTCGCCTGATATCCTGTGTACCGTTTCATCGTCCGCCTCCCTCATCTTCGGATTTCTCTGCCCTCACGCGGTAGCCGACTGTGACATTCTCATGCGTGAGATACTTTTTGGCAACTCGCTGGACATCCGCCGGGGTCACGCCCAGAAGTTTCTCCCTATCAGAAAGGATTGCTCTCCAGTCCCCTCTGTTTGCAGCAGCGTCCCCAAGCCGGAAAGCCAGACCTGGATTGGAGCCCAGAGAGCGAATCAGATTTGCGTCCAATTGATTCTTGAGCCGCTCGAGTTCCCGCTGTGTCGGAGGTGATGCCTTGATGTTATCAATCTCCTTCCACAAAGCATCCTCAACCTCTTTCAGGGTGTGGGGCTCCTGCGGTTCCGCAGAGATGACAAACAGGTGATCGTAGCGCTCGCCTGGTCCCGTCCATACATTGGGTCCGCTGAGCGTGAGCTGCTGTTTCTCGAATATGGATTGGTAAAGCCGGGAAGTGCGGCCCCGTGCCAACACCTCCGCCAGCACTGTTAGGGCATAGGCGTCAGGGTGGGGAACTGTAGGAATATGAAAGCCCATCATCAGCTGCGGACCGGCATCTGCCTGCACAGTAAGCCTGCGTTCTCCCTTCTGCTCAGGTTCCTGGGTAATGACCTCGGGAGGCTTCGGCTGGGCCGGAAGCCGGGAGAAATATTTCTCTGCCAACGCTCGAGCTTCATCAAACTTGATATCTCCGACCAAAGCGGCAACTGCATTGGTTGGATTATAGTAACGCCGATACTGGGCCTCCATTTGAGTGCGATCGATGTGCCTAAGGTCGCTCATCCAGCCTACGACAGGAACGCCGTAAGGGTGAGCGGTAAAAGCAGTGGCCATGAAAGGCTCATAGAGTGCCTCATCCGGGTCGTTTTCCCCCAACCTGCGCTCCTCTTGCACAACATTGCGCTCTGAATAGAACTGGCGAAACACAATTGATCCAAGACGGTCGGATTCCATAAGCATCCACAGCTCAAGCTGGTTTGAGGGCAGATACACCAGGTAGGTGGTGTTGTCCTCGCCCGTTCCCGCATTCAGGACGCGGGCACCGGCACGCAGATAGGTGTCCCAGAATTCGTTTTGCACCAGGAGTCCAATGTGTTCCTTCTGAGTCGCCTCCAGCTCCCGCTCTGCATTCTTGAGCCCGTAGAATAATTTTGCATAGTTGACACCGCCTTCAGAAAGCAATGAGGGACGGGATGTAAGGCTATCCGGATAGGGATTCTTCAAGATTCCAAGAAGGTCGCCCAATTGAGCGAGGCGGTCTCCAAGCGCATCCACGGTCAAATGCTCTTCTCCCCTGGCCAACCCTTTTGTCTTGGGTTCTTTCTTTGGTTTTTGCGACTGAGCCGCGAGCGCGTCCAGTCCATACCGCTCCAGGACATCGAGCCGCCACGGCCTGATGCTGTCCTGCAGCGCCATCATCACGTGAGCCAGGCTGTCCTCTTTAGCCAGGAACGGCTTCTCCTTCCCATAATCCCTGGTGCCAATGTACTGAGTGCCTTTGAACATCATGTGCTCCAGAAAATGTGAGATGCCTGTTATTCCAGGCCGCTCATCCACGCTGCCCACTTTGAAAGTTATAGTGGCGAAAAATACCGGAGCGTTATGGCGCTCCACCACCAGGAACCTCATCCCATTTGACAGGGTGAATTCCTGCACTTTGTCGGCCAGCGTCTTGTCAGTCCACTGTGCCTGCGATGAGGATGCCAGGAAGACGGTGAAGAGAACCAGGAGAACTGTTGAGGAACGCAATGGTACCTCCTTGTTAGTGATGTACTCCAATGCAAACACATTGAATGCGATAACGCAAGAATGCTGGGTTTCTGCAAAGCCGGCAGTATCTGCGCCTTTTCATCACAGTTCGATGGTTTGGCCCGGCTCAGGAACCGTCACCGTGAATCCGCCCATGGAGCGCAGGGCATTGGCAAATGATAATGCAGATTGCTCTTCGCCGTGAACCACGAATGCCCCCTTGAGACTGTCTTTGACATGCCCCATCCATTCCAGAAGCTCGCTGCGATCGGCATGCGCGCTGAATCCATTTTCGACGTGGATTTTGGCCCGCACGCTGAATTCGTCGCCAAATATCTTTACCCTCTTTGCACCATCGATGAGGCGGCGGCCCAGCGTGTTCTCCGCTTGATACCCGACAAACAGAATTGTGCTCCGGTCGTCCTCAATGTTGTTCTTCAGGTGATGACGGATGCGCCCGGCTTCGCACATGCCGTTCCCGGCGATGATCACGCACGACCCGTGGATGCTGTTGATCTTCTTCGATTCATCAACGCTGCGAGTGTAGTGCAGGCCGCCAAAACCAAACGGATCGTGGTTCGAATGTACATAGGCCAGAACTTTTTCATTCAGGCATTCGGTGTGGAGGCGGAACACATCCGTTGCGTTAATCGCAAGCGGCGAATCAACGAACATAGGCACCGCAGGGACTTCTCCGGTCTCTCTTTTCAGGTGCAGCGTGTAAACCACTTCCTGCGCACGC carries:
- a CDS encoding N-6 DNA methylase, giving the protein MLNAYLKKIAEVSNRGDATEESYYPTLADLLREYCSSTGKKDIHITILPKKTEAGNPDFRVWDGKQHITGYIEAKDPTIDNLDRIEDTEQLKRYLCTFPNLILTNFLEFRLYRNGVVTEKVLAARPVILHKLKMTPPVEKESELLQLFEKFFSFSLPNVYDARHLAVELARRTRFLKDEVIAQELREEEKAGKGLITGFYKAFKDYLISGLTGDEFSDLYAQTITYGLFAARTRSENGFNRKLAYDNIPQTIGILRDVFQFISLGPLPQQMEWIIDDISEVLSVADTNKILHQYFHEGKGKDPVIHFYETFLSEYDPKTQEMRGVYYTPEPVVSYIVRSLHSILKEQFKRPDGFASNTVTVLDPAAGTLTFLAEAAKLAVDEFVSKYGEGGRGNFIKGHILKNFYAFELMMAPYAIGHLKMSFLLEELGYKLQKDDRVKLYLTNTLEMEELPETKFPGMASLSEESHLAGKVKREQPILVILGNPPYSVSSVNKSKFIEGYLEKKKGRDKKGKLRMLNEYVRGIMDDYKDAVRDETNIQPLSDDYIKFIRFAHWKIDRDKKGIIGMITNNSYLSGLIHRGMRKKLLQSFDEIYILNLHGNSRIGEKCPDGSKDENVFDIQQGVSIALFIKKEKHGKTCEVFYRDIYGLREIKRRYLTGHDVCTTEWKRLKPAAPYYFFVEKDFSLQVDYDELLSITEIFHSYSSGVKTHRDHFIVGFTEDELRQRMQTFVSDLPDDLVSQALSLKDTRDWKIRIARERVKETDWKEFVRSYSYRPFDRREICYLPDLIDRGCDRWELMMSFFEDNLGLSVTRQLSTASFLHAFVTDSVTNMCFVSTKTKETGYVFPLYRIAKKIQKGPSTSVMMLLEPEGDYGLRRSNLSPAFVDGLARVFKKAPSPGEIFYYIYAILYSETCRTKYAEFLKIDFPRIPFTKDHKLFKKMSGYGNRLVDLHLLSLNYAQVW
- a CDS encoding nucleotidyltransferase domain-containing protein; its protein translation is MLIPIRRKKILGVFSKDPFKEIHLREIARLSKVSLNNVDNSLRLFVKEDMFKRREVSNMVFFKPSLESESLLKLFEYLELETKREFFRKNKNIARLLQKYTEDVVSLSNKRIQLVVLFGSVARGEWTKASDVDILVAVSGKDSDVTALLKKAEIDVSPLLEIRPISTSTEKFAEGIKKKTEFYDDLWRDRIVLYNEFLFWQMIKEAGRSYAQGY
- a CDS encoding pitrilysin family protein, with protein sequence MKRYTGYQANILLLIALGCFLIAAGAAAQVLPKRPGDIKVPPLQFKQPQLDKISLACGLSGFLMEDHEIPVVNIQMRLPCAFESKEKSGLNELAGWALRSGGSLTIPADSLNAELEFRSASIETRANSDWVAININCLTKDLSRCLELVSDLILHPAFPESKIALKKKTMAENVRRENDEPRSLGEREFRKVLFGDHPATWQPTLESIQGLTRQDVERFWKTYGVPTGGLIGISGDVRKDEITKKLNDVFKSWSGGPAEISAFPQMREGISSSVNQVRKDINQAYIMIGHPGITEQNPDRPIVTLMNYVLGGGSFKSWITEKIRVEQGLAYSAGSRYGAAPRGVGVFAAYTQTKAEAMSRSVNTILALIKKMQEEGPSEEELGRARQSLLNRYVFSYESPASIVDRALYLKFFGLPLDQTELDLKAYETATVQDMKRAARKYLHPDELAIVVVGDPAKFDKSLDTWGNVNEIKLKEN
- a CDS encoding pitrilysin family protein; translated protein: MRSSTVLLVLFTVFLASSSQAQWTDKTLADKVQEFTLSNGMRFLVVERHNAPVFFATITFKVGSVDERPGITGISHFLEHMMFKGTQYIGTRDYGKEKPFLAKEDSLAHVMMALQDSIRPWRLDVLERYGLDALAAQSQKPKKEPKTKGLARGEEHLTVDALGDRLAQLGDLLGILKNPYPDSLTSRPSLLSEGGVNYAKLFYGLKNAERELEATQKEHIGLLVQNEFWDTYLRAGARVLNAGTGEDNTTYLVYLPSNQLELWMLMESDRLGSIVFRQFYSERNVVQEERRLGENDPDEALYEPFMATAFTAHPYGVPVVGWMSDLRHIDRTQMEAQYRRYYNPTNAVAALVGDIKFDEARALAEKYFSRLPAQPKPPEVITQEPEQKGERRLTVQADAGPQLMMGFHIPTVPHPDAYALTVLAEVLARGRTSRLYQSIFEKQQLTLSGPNVWTGPGERYDHLFVISAEPQEPHTLKEVEDALWKEIDNIKASPPTQRELERLKNQLDANLIRSLGSNPGLAFRLGDAAANRGDWRAILSDREKLLGVTPADVQRVAKKYLTHENVTVGYRVRAEKSEDEGGGR